One Microbacterium sp. SSM24 genomic window, CGATCCTCGTGGTCGCCATCGGACTGTCGTGGCTGGGCGACGGAGCCGGGCCGCTCTTCCCCGGCACCGACGTCGTGCCGGTCATGCTCCTCTTCTTCGCGCTCGCCCACCTCTGCTACATCTGGCTGTTCTGGCGCATGCTCGCCGTTCGTCGCGTCCCCCTGTGGTCCGCGGTGTACGCCGTCTGGTACGTCGCCCTCCTCGTCGTGCTGTGGCCGTACCTCGGCGCCCTCCTCATCCCGGTCGCGCTCTACGGCATCGTGCTCGGCGCGACGGCGGTCGGCGCGGCGCGCTGTCACCCGCTGATCGCATGGGGCGGCGCGTTCTTCCTCGCGTCGGACTCGATCCTCGCGTTCGAGCTCTTCGTCCCCGACGCGCTCCCGGCATGGTCGAGCCCACTCGTCATGTCGCTGTACTGCCTGGGCCAGGGCCTCATCGCCGCAGGGGTGCTGGAAGCGACGCGTGCGCGTCTCGAGGCCCCCGTCGAGGCCGCGCCCGCCGTCAATGCCACAGCATGACCATGCGCATCGACACCTGACACGAGCGCCCACCGAATGACACCCGAGGCCACGGCATGAAGGATGCCTCCGCTCGCGTCGATGCGTGGCTCTGGGCGATCCGCGTCTACAAGACGCGTTCCGCCGCCACCACGGCGTGCCGCGCCGGCCATGTGCGCGTGAACGGCGAACGGGCGAAGGCCGCTCAGCCGGTGCGTCCCGGCGACGAGCTGCGGGTGCGGATCGCCGGCTTCGACCGCATTCTCGTCGTGAAGCAGCCCATCACGAAGCGCGTGGGAGCCTCCGTCGCCGCCGAGGCGGTCGAGGACCGCACTCCGCCTCCTCCACCTCGCGAGCTGACGGCCTTCGTGCCGGTGCGCGACCGCGGTGCCGGCCGGCCGACGAAGCGCGAACGGCGCGAGATCGACCGTCTGCGCGATCGCTGAAACCACGAGAGGCGTGTCGCTTCCGCGACGGATCAGGCGATGAGCTCCTGGAGCCAGCGCGTGCCTCGGACGTGGGCGGCAGCATCCGTCACCCTCTGACGCAGCTCACGATCGCCGGTCACCACGGTCACCTGCCTCCCCGCTGCGACGAGGCGCCGGGTTTCCGCGACGATCGCGTCGTCTCCGGATGCCTCCGCTCGCACGACATCGATGCCTGCGACGTCGCCGGCCGCACGCGCCTGACCCTCGAGCACGACGGACCATTCGGGGAACCACGTGTGCTCGGGAAGATCGAGCGCCGATGCGAGGATGCCCGTTTCGGCGGCTCCCGCCACGCGCGACAGCAGACCAGCCGCCGCGCCAGGTCGGTCGCGCCACCATCCGTCGGCCACCGAGCCCACCACGTTCGCCGCATCGACGACGATCGCAGGCCGCGCGGTCAGCAGGCCCCGCAGGCGGTCCCACGACGCAGCGAAGCCGGGATGGAGCGGATGCTGCGACACCGCGTCGATCGGCACCCAGGCGAGTTCCCTGCTCTCCGGGTCGCTGATGGTCGGCTCGAACGGGACCTCCACGTCGCCGATGAGCGTCGTGTAGCTCCAGTAGCCGAGATCGAGCACCGACAGCACGCGCGCGCGGATCGCGGCATCCGGAACCCCTGCTTCCTCGGCCGCTTCGCGCAGAGCCGCGTCGCACGCCGACTCGCCCTCGTGGCGGGCACCGCCCGGCAGAGCCCACGTGTCGCCGAAGTGGCTCCACGAGACGCGATGCTGCAGCAGCACTCCGCGGTCCGCGTCCACGGCGAGCAGACCCGCCGCACCGAATCGGCCCCAGTACCGCTCGCCGGTCGGTGCGACGACCCACGCGTCCCCGGGGTCGCGCGGGCCGAGCGGGCGGCGCGCTTCACCGAAGGCAGGGGGCTCGATCGTCACGCTGCCAGCCTGTCACACCGGCCGGCGCGGGGCGTCCGGGTGTCGGCCCGTGACCGACCGCCGGCGCCCTGTCGGCCGGTCCCCGCCGCTCAGCGCTGGCGGCGCTCCCGGACGCGCATGTTGATCACGATCGGCGACCCCTCGAAGCCGTAGATCTCGCGCAGACGGCGCTGGATGAACCGGCGGTAGCCCGGGTCGAGGAATCCGGTCGTGAACAGCACGAATGTCGGCGGCCGGCTCGCTGCCTGCGTGCCGAACAGGATGCGCGGCTGCTTGCCGCCACGGAGCGGGTGCGGGTGCTCGTTGACCAGCTCGGTGAGGAACGCGTTGAACTTGCCGGTCGGAATGCGCTGATCCCACGATTCGAGCGCGGTCTCGAGCGCAGGAACGAGCTTGTCGAGGTGGCGACCGGTGCGGGCCGAGATGTTGACGCGCGGCGCCCACGCGACGTGCGCGAGGTCCTGCTCGATCTCGCGCTCGAGGTACCGTCGGCGATCCTGCCCGTCCATGTCGTCGTCGTTGAGGCGATCCCACTTGTTGTAGGCGATGACGAGCGCGCGGCCCGACTCGAGCACCAGGTCGATGATGTTGAGATCCTGCACACTGACAGGCTGCGTGACGTCGATGACCACGATCGCGACTTCGGCCTTCTCGAGCGCGGCCGAGGTGCGCAGGGAGGCGTAGAAGTCCGCACCCTGCTGAAGGTGGACGCGGCGACGGATGCCTGCCGTGTCGACGAAGCGCCACAGCTTGCCGCCCAGATCGACGATCTCGTCCACGGGGTCGCGGGTCGTGCCGGCGAGCTCGTTCACGACGACGCGCTCTTCACCGGCGGCCTTGTTGAGGAGGGAGGACTTGCCGACGTTGGGGCGGCCGAGGATCGCCACGCGGCGCGGGCCGCCGATCTCAGCCTTCGCGACGGCCGAGACGTCGGGGAGCACCTTCACGACCTCGTCGAGGAGGTCGGCCACTCCACGGCCGTGGATCGCCGAGACGGGGTGCGGCTCGCCGAGTCCGAGGTTCCACAGCGCGGCGGCCTCGGGCTCATGGCGAGCGTCGTCGATCTTGTTCGCCACGAGGAACACCGGCTTGCCGCTCTTGCGCAGCAGACGCACGACGTGCTCGTCGGTGGACGTCGCGCCGACCATCGCGTCGACGACGAACATGACCACGTCGCAGAGGTCGATCGCAACCTCGGCCTGAGCGGCGACGGAGCGGTCGATGCCGCGCGCGTCGGGCTCCCACCCGCCGGTGTCGACGAGCGAGAACCGGCGCTCCATCCACTCGGCCTTGTACGTGACGCGGTCGCGGGTGACGCCCGGGGTGTCCTCGACGACCGCTTCCCGGCGACCGAGGATGCGGTTGACGAGCGCAGACTTGCCGACGTTCGGGCGCCCGACGATCGCCACGACGGGCAGGGCGGGCAGGTACTCGATGCCGTCTTCGCCGCGCAGCACTCCGTCGAGGAGGACGGAGTCCTCGTCGTCGAGCTCGTAGTCGGCGAGCCCCGCACGGAGCGAGGCGGCGCGCCTTTCGGCCAGTTCCTCGTCGAGGTCTGCCAGGTTCTCGGCGAGGTGGTCCTCGCCCGCTTCGAATTCGTCGAAGTCTTCTGCGTCGCGGCTGTCAGCGGCCATCGTTCATTCCCGTCTGTACAGGCTCATTCGTGCGGATGACGCCGATGACGGCGTCCACGGTCTGGTCGAAGTCGAGGTGGGTCGAGTCGACGACCTCGACGCCCGGCGCGGCGGTGAGGAAGTCGACGACAGCCGAGTCGGAGGCATCGCGCTTGTGCAGCGCAGCGGCGACGGCCGCGGCATCCTGTCCGGCGAGTTCGGCGCTGCGCCTCGCCGCCCGCACCTCGGGGGCGGCCGTGAGGAGGATGCGCACCGGGGCGTCGGGCGCGACGACCGTCGTGATGTCGCGGCCCTCGATGACGACGCCGGAGCGGCCGGATGCCGTCACCAGGGCACGGAAGAGCGTGTTGACGGACTGCCGCACCGCGGGCACGCGTGCGACGCCGCTCACAGCATCCGACACGCGCGGCTCGCGGATCGCGGCGGTCACGTCGGCTGCACCCACCCGCACCCAGAAGGTGTCCGGATCGAGCGAGATCGCGTAGTCGAAGTCGCCCATCACTTCGAGGACGGCGGTCGAGTCAGACGTGTCGATGCCGTGCTCGAGCGCGTGCCACGCGAGCGCCCGATAGGCGGCGCCGGTGTCGAGGAAGCCATAGCCCAGTCGGCGCGCGACCTGCTTGGAGACGCTCGATTTGCCGCTGCCGGCGGGTCCGTCGATCGCGACGATGAACGGCTCAGTCATTGGTGGTGCTCGCAATCTTCCAGCCGCGGGCCTCCAGGCCCTCCACGGCGCGTCGTACGGCACTGGGCACGACGCTGATCTCGGCCAGGCCGAACTGCGCGCCGGGCGAGTGCTCCAGACGCAGGTCCTCGACGTTCACGTCGAGCTCCCCGAGCTCTCCGAACAGGCGCCCGAGCTGGCCCGACGTGTCGTCGACCATCACGACGACCTGCTCGAAGCGGCGGTTCTGACCGTGCTTGCCGGGGAGGCGCTCGACGCCCTCGTTCCCTCGGCGGATCGTGTCGGCGACGGCGCGGCGTGCGCCGGGAGCGTCGGGGCTGCGCAGCGCATCGGCCACCGACGAGAGGTCAGCGGCGAGCGCATCGAGCACGTCGACCACCGGGGTCGCATTGGCGCCGAGGATCTGCACCCACAGTTCGGGGGCGGATGCCGCGATCCGCGTCGTATCGCGCACCCCCTGGCCCGCCAGGCCGAGGGATCCGTCCGGCGCGTCCACGAAGCGACCGGCGAGAAGGCTCGCGACGAGCTGCGGAACGTGGGAGACGAGCGCGACGGCGCGGTCGTGCTCTTCCGGACCCATCTCGAGGGGCATCGCGCCGAGGTCCAGGGCGAGCGCCTCGACGACCGCGAGATCGGTCGCCGACGTCTCGCCGTCACGGCATACGACCCAGGGCCGGCCGACGAAGATGTCGGCGCGCGCCGAGATGGCTCCGCCGCGTTCGCGTCCCGCGAGCGGGTGCGAGCCGATGTAGTGGGTGAGATCGACGCCGCGTTCGCGCAACGTGCGCAGCGGCTCGAGCTTGACACTGGCGACGTCGGTGACGACGGCCCGCGGGTACCGTGCGAGCTCGCGCTCGATGACGTCGGCCGTGACATCCGGCGGCACCGCCACCACGATGAGTGCGGGCTCGTCCTCTGCGGCCGCCCGACGGCCGGCGCCGTAGTCGACGGCGAGGCGCAGCTGTGCCGGAGAGGTGTCGTCGAGCGCGACATCGACCCCGAGTGCGGTCAGCGCGTGGCCGATGCTCGCGCCGAGCAGGCCGGCGCCCACGATCCGCACGGTGCCCTGCACCCGCGCGGCGCGCGCGCCGGAAGTCGTCGGCGTGGACTCGGTCACTCGTTCTCCTGATCGCTCCGCGGGTCGGAGTCGTCGTGGGACTCGGGCGCATCGCCCGTCGCGCGACGCGCGAGAGTCAGCAGAGCGCCCCGCTCCACCTTAGTCAACTCACGAGCGCGCCCGGCTGGCAGCGTTCCCAGGTGAAGTGGACCGAACTGCCGCCTCACGAGTTCGACGACCGGATGCCCCACCTCCGCCATCATGCGCCGCACGATGCGGTTGCGTCCCGAGTGCAGCGTGAGTTCGACCAGCGATCCCCCGCCTTCGGCCGACGACGACAGCAGTCGCGCCTTGTCGGCGGCGATCCGGCCGTCTTCGAGCTCGACGCCGCGCAGGAGCCGCTGGATCGTCTGCGGCGTCACCCGTCCCTCGACCTTCGCGATGTAGACCTTCGTCACCCCGAAGGACGGATGCGCCAGGACGTGGGCGAGCTCGCCGTCGTTGGTCAGCACGAGGAGGCCGCTGGTCTCCGCGTCGAGCCGCCCGACGTTGTACAGGCGCTCCTCCCAGTCCTTCGTGAACATTCGCAGATCCGGGCGCCCCCGTTCGTCCTTCATCGAGCTGACCACGCCTGTCGGCTTGTTGAGCATCACGTAGCGCTTGGACTGATCGAGCTGCACCGCGGAGCCGTCGACGTCGACGAGGTCGCTCTCGGGGTCGATGCGGGATCCGAGCTCGGTCACGACCTGGCCGTTGACGCGGACGCGGCCCTCGACGATGAGCTGTTCCGCCACACGACGCGAGGCGACACCCGCGTTCGCGAGCACCTTCTGCAGACGGACGCCCTCGGGCGTGCCGAAGGGATCGTGGTCGCTCATCGGCGGGCCTCCTCGTCGAATCCGTCGGCCCCGTCATCGAGGAGCGGCGAGATGTGCGGCAGCTCGTCGAGCGAGTTGATGCCGAGGTTCACCAGGAGCGCGCCCGTGGTGCCGTAGTTGATGGCGCCGGTCTCGGCATCCGTGAACACTTCGGTGATGAGCCCGCGCGAGAGCAGCGTGCGCACGACGGAGTCGACGTTCACCGCACGGATCGACGCCACCTGGCCGCGTGTGACGGGCTGCTTGTACGCGATGACGGCGAGCGTCTCGAGCGCCGCCTGCGACAGGCGCGACGGCGCCTGCGCGTTCACGAACTCGCTCACGAGGTCGTCGTGCTCCTCACGGACGTAGAGGCGCCAGCCGCCCCCCACCTCGCGCAGCTCGAAGCCGCGCACGGGTCCGCCGGTCTCGCCGTCGTAATCGGCGACGAGCCCCTCCACGGCCTGCCGGACGGCCGGGACCGGCGAGCCGACCGCCGCAGCGAGGCTCACGAGGCTCTGCGGCTCCTCGACGATGAGCAGGATCGCCTCCAGCCGTCGCGCGACGTCGGTGGTCGCCACGGGTGCGGACGGTTCCTGTGCGTGAGGATCATCGGTCATAGTCGGCTCCCAGAGTGGCGAGGTTCTCGTCGGACCAGCGCTGCGCACTCCAGCGGAGCGTGAGCTCCCCGAGCGGCTCGAGCTGTTCGAAGGACAGGGCGGCGTGGCGGTACAGCTCCAGCACAGAGAGGAATCGGGCGACCACGACACCGGGCTGAGTGACACCGGCGACGAGCTCGCGGAAGTTCAAGGTGCCGGCATCCCGCAGCAGCGTCACCACGACCGCGGCCTGCTCACGGATGCTCACGAGCGGAGCGTGCAGGTGGTCGAGCCCGACGTGCGGGATCTCCTTGGGCGTCATCGCAAGGAGGGCGAGCGCGGCGAAGTCGTCGGCGCTGAGCGTCCAGACCAGTTCGGGCACCGCGTTGCGGTACTTCTCGTCGAGCCGCACCGCACGGGTGTGCCGACGATCCTCGCGCTGCAGGCAGCGCTCGAACCACACCGAGACCTCCTTGAAGGCCCGGTACTGCAGAAGACGGGCGAACAGCAGATCCCGCGCCTCGAGCAGCGCAACCGATTCCGCGTCGACGAGCTCTCCCTGCGGCAGGAGCCCCGCGACCTTCATGTCGAGGAGGGTCGCCGCGACGACGAGGAATTCGGATGCCTCCTCCAGCTCCTCGTCGGGCCCGAGTTCGCGCAGGTACGCGATGAACTCGTTCGTCACGGCCGACAGCGACACCTCTGTGATGTCGAGCTCGTGCTTCGAGATGAGAGTAAGCAGCAGGTCGAACGGCCCGTCGAAGCCCGCGAGCGAGACGCGGAAGCCCTCGACGGGCGACTCGCTGGCGAGGGCGTGCTCGTCAGGCGACGGCGCCACGGGCGACCAGCTCCCGCGCCAGTCGCAGGTAGGCCTGCGCGGCGGCGTGCTCGGGCGCGAACTCGGTGATGGGCATGCCCGACACCGAGGCGTCCGGGAACTTCACGGTCCTGCCGATGACGGTCTCGAGGACGTCGTCGCCGAAGGCGTCGACGACCCGCTCGAGCACCTCCCGCGAGTGGAGCGTGCGCGCGTCGTACATCGTCGCGAGCACACCGTCGAGCGTGATCGTCGGGTTCAGCCGATCGCGCACCTTGTCGATCGTCTCGATGAGCATCGCGACGCCGCGCAGGGCGAAGAACTCGCACTCGAGCGGGATGATCACGCCGTGGCTGGCGGTGAGCGCGTTCACCGTCAGCAGGCCGAGCGAGGGCTGGCAGTCGACGAGGATCACGTCGTAGTCGGGAGTGAGCTTGCGCAGCGCGCGAGAGAGGGTCTGCTCGCGCGCGACCTCGTTCACCAGGTGCACTTCCGCGGCCGACAGATCGATGTTGGCCGGAATCACGTCGAGGTTCTCGACGCGGCTCTTCACCACGACGTCGCGCGGATCACGCTTGCCGTCGACGAGCAGATCGTAGATCGTCGGGATGTCGTGGGTCTGGATGCCGAGTCCGGCCGACAGCGCGCCCTGCGGGTCGAAGTCGACCGCGAGCACCTTGCGGCCGTAGCTGGCGAGCGCGGCTGCGAGGTTGATGGTGGTCGTCGTCTTTCCGACGCCGCCCTTCTGATTGCACAGCGAGATGATGCGGGCGGGACCCGTGCCGTCGAGGGCCGGAGGGGTCGGGAAGCCGTGGTAGGGACGTCCGGTGGGACCGATCGGCGTCCCGTCGCCTGAGGCCTTCGTCGCGCCCCGCTTGCTGCCCGCCACAGACTCTCCTGACTTCGCCATGCCGTGCACCGATTCTAGTCACGGCGAGGCCCTTCCCCCGGGAAGGGTCAGCGGGCGCGCGGGTGAGAGGTGACGTAGACGTCGCGGAGCGCGTCGACGGAGACATGGGTGTAGATCTGCGTGGTGGCCACGGAGGCATGGCCGAGCAGCTCCTGGACGACCCGCACGTCGGCGCCGCCCTGGAGCAGGTGGGTCGCGAACGAATGCCGGAGCGTGTGCGGCGAGACGTGGGCGGTGAGCTGCGCGCGGTCGGCGGCGTCATGGATGATCAGCCACGCGCTCTGCCGCGACAGCGGCGCGCCGCGTGCGCCGAGGAACAGCTTCGGCGTCGCCCTCCCTCGGCGCGAGAGCTCGGGGCGCGCGCGCGTCAGATACGCGTCCACCGCGGCGCGAGCGTATGAGCCGACCGGCACGATCCGCTCTTTCGAGCCCTTTCCGCGCACCCGGATCACATCGCCGTGGGCGAGGTCGTCGACGTCGAGCTGCACGACCTCGGACACCCGCGCTCCGGTGGCATAGAGGAGCTCGAGCAGGGCACGGTCGCGCAGACCCACCAGGTCTCCGGGGGCTGCGCCGGGAGCGGCATCCGCCTCTGTCGACGGAGCGGGACCCGACGCCTCCAGCAGCGCCTCGACCTGATCGATGGTGAGCGCCTTCGGCAGCCGCTGCGGCTGCTTCGGCGGGCGCAGACGCGCGGACGGGTCGACGTTCTCGATGCCCTCGCGGGCCAGGAAGCGATGCAGTCCGCGCACCGACGACTGCAGTCGAGCGAGAGAGGATGCCGCGACCGCCGGCTGCGCGGAGGCGCGCTCGCCGGCGAACTCGGCGACGACGGCGGAGGTTACCTCGGATGAGTCGCCGATGCCCCGCGCGGCGAGCCACGCGACGTATCCGGCGAGGTCTCGGCGGTACGCGGCGACGGTGTTGTCGGACAGACCGCGCTCGATGGTGATGTGCCGCAGGTAGGCGTCCACCGCCCGGTCGAGCCTCATGTCAGGACCCGGATGCGCCGTCCGGGCGCTCCGCCGCTGCGCGCAGCCGTTCCGCTGCCGCGAGAACGCCGACCGCGAGGATGCCGTTGCGCAGGCGCCCCGCGAGAACGCCGGCGACGACCTCTGTGAGCGGCACCCACTCCACCCGGATGTCGGCCTCCTCGTCTTCGCGAGGGTGAATCGCCCGAGCAGCCGACAGGCCCCGCGCGAGGAAGAGGTGGACGACCTCGTCGTTGCCGCCGGGCGTCGTGAAGACGCTGACGAGGGGCTCCCACGATTCCGCCACGAGATCGGCTTCCTCCGCGAGCTCGCGCACGGCGCTCTGCATCGGGGTCTCCCCCGCCACGTCGAGGAGTCCGGCAGGGATCTCCCAATCGCGATGGCGGATCGGATGCCGGTACTGCTGGATCAGCAGCACCCGGTCGGTGTCGTCGATCGCGACGATCGCGGCCGCGCCGGGATGATCCACGTACTGACGTACGATCTGGTCGCCGTTGTACGCGACGGTGTCGCTGCGGACGTCCCACACGCGCCCCTCGTACACCAGATCGCTGTCGATGACCTCGAGCGTGACGGGCTCGTCGGCGAGCGGCGAGCCGCCGACGGCGTCAGCCATTCTCGACGTCGAAGAGCTCGCTGGAGCGGTGCCGCTCGAGGGCCGCGCCGACGAGGCCGCGGAAGAGCGGATTCGCGTCCGTCGGACGGGAACGGAGCTCGGGGTGCGCCTGCGTCGCGATGTAGTAGGGGTGCACGTCGC contains:
- a CDS encoding lysoplasmalogenase; translated protein: MPRLWIAFAPFIFAALVHVWALAVDAHDAARPTKLMLMPFLALAVVWAGHRHWTSAHTILVVAIGLSWLGDGAGPLFPGTDVVPVMLLFFALAHLCYIWLFWRMLAVRRVPLWSAVYAVWYVALLVVLWPYLGALLIPVALYGIVLGATAVGAARCHPLIAWGGAFFLASDSILAFELFVPDALPAWSSPLVMSLYCLGQGLIAAGVLEATRARLEAPVEAAPAVNATA
- a CDS encoding RNA-binding S4 domain-containing protein; translation: MKDASARVDAWLWAIRVYKTRSAATTACRAGHVRVNGERAKAAQPVRPGDELRVRIAGFDRILVVKQPITKRVGASVAAEAVEDRTPPPPPRELTAFVPVRDRGAGRPTKRERREIDRLRDR
- a CDS encoding NUDIX domain-containing protein; this translates as MTIEPPAFGEARRPLGPRDPGDAWVVAPTGERYWGRFGAAGLLAVDADRGVLLQHRVSWSHFGDTWALPGGARHEGESACDAALREAAEEAGVPDAAIRARVLSVLDLGYWSYTTLIGDVEVPFEPTISDPESRELAWVPIDAVSQHPLHPGFAASWDRLRGLLTARPAIVVDAANVVGSVADGWWRDRPGAAAGLLSRVAGAAETGILASALDLPEHTWFPEWSVVLEGQARAAGDVAGIDVVRAEASGDDAIVAETRRLVAAGRQVTVVTGDRELRQRVTDAAAHVRGTRWLQELIA
- the der gene encoding ribosome biogenesis GTPase Der, whose translation is MAADSRDAEDFDEFEAGEDHLAENLADLDEELAERRAASLRAGLADYELDDEDSVLLDGVLRGEDGIEYLPALPVVAIVGRPNVGKSALVNRILGRREAVVEDTPGVTRDRVTYKAEWMERRFSLVDTGGWEPDARGIDRSVAAQAEVAIDLCDVVMFVVDAMVGATSTDEHVVRLLRKSGKPVFLVANKIDDARHEPEAAALWNLGLGEPHPVSAIHGRGVADLLDEVVKVLPDVSAVAKAEIGGPRRVAILGRPNVGKSSLLNKAAGEERVVVNELAGTTRDPVDEIVDLGGKLWRFVDTAGIRRRVHLQQGADFYASLRTSAALEKAEVAIVVIDVTQPVSVQDLNIIDLVLESGRALVIAYNKWDRLNDDDMDGQDRRRYLEREIEQDLAHVAWAPRVNISARTGRHLDKLVPALETALESWDQRIPTGKFNAFLTELVNEHPHPLRGGKQPRILFGTQAASRPPTFVLFTTGFLDPGYRRFIQRRLREIYGFEGSPIVINMRVRERRQR
- the cmk gene encoding (d)CMP kinase, whose product is MTEPFIVAIDGPAGSGKSSVSKQVARRLGYGFLDTGAAYRALAWHALEHGIDTSDSTAVLEVMGDFDYAISLDPDTFWVRVGAADVTAAIREPRVSDAVSGVARVPAVRQSVNTLFRALVTASGRSGVVIEGRDITTVVAPDAPVRILLTAAPEVRAARRSAELAGQDAAAVAAALHKRDASDSAVVDFLTAAPGVEVVDSTHLDFDQTVDAVIGVIRTNEPVQTGMNDGR
- a CDS encoding prephenate dehydrogenase; the protein is MTESTPTTSGARAARVQGTVRIVGAGLLGASIGHALTALGVDVALDDTSPAQLRLAVDYGAGRRAAAEDEPALIVVAVPPDVTADVIERELARYPRAVVTDVASVKLEPLRTLRERGVDLTHYIGSHPLAGRERGGAISARADIFVGRPWVVCRDGETSATDLAVVEALALDLGAMPLEMGPEEHDRAVALVSHVPQLVASLLAGRFVDAPDGSLGLAGQGVRDTTRIAASAPELWVQILGANATPVVDVLDALAADLSSVADALRSPDAPGARRAVADTIRRGNEGVERLPGKHGQNRRFEQVVVMVDDTSGQLGRLFGELGELDVNVEDLRLEHSPGAQFGLAEISVVPSAVRRAVEGLEARGWKIASTTND
- a CDS encoding pseudouridine synthase; its protein translation is MSDHDPFGTPEGVRLQKVLANAGVASRRVAEQLIVEGRVRVNGQVVTELGSRIDPESDLVDVDGSAVQLDQSKRYVMLNKPTGVVSSMKDERGRPDLRMFTKDWEERLYNVGRLDAETSGLLVLTNDGELAHVLAHPSFGVTKVYIAKVEGRVTPQTIQRLLRGVELEDGRIAADKARLLSSSAEGGGSLVELTLHSGRNRIVRRMMAEVGHPVVELVRRQFGPLHLGTLPAGRARELTKVERGALLTLARRATGDAPESHDDSDPRSDQENE
- the scpB gene encoding SMC-Scp complex subunit ScpB, giving the protein MTDDPHAQEPSAPVATTDVARRLEAILLIVEEPQSLVSLAAAVGSPVPAVRQAVEGLVADYDGETGGPVRGFELREVGGGWRLYVREEHDDLVSEFVNAQAPSRLSQAALETLAVIAYKQPVTRGQVASIRAVNVDSVVRTLLSRGLITEVFTDAETGAINYGTTGALLVNLGINSLDELPHISPLLDDGADGFDEEARR
- a CDS encoding segregation and condensation protein A → MAPSPDEHALASESPVEGFRVSLAGFDGPFDLLLTLISKHELDITEVSLSAVTNEFIAYLRELGPDEELEEASEFLVVAATLLDMKVAGLLPQGELVDAESVALLEARDLLFARLLQYRAFKEVSVWFERCLQREDRRHTRAVRLDEKYRNAVPELVWTLSADDFAALALLAMTPKEIPHVGLDHLHAPLVSIREQAAVVVTLLRDAGTLNFRELVAGVTQPGVVVARFLSVLELYRHAALSFEQLEPLGELTLRWSAQRWSDENLATLGADYDR
- a CDS encoding ParA family protein; the encoded protein is MAKSGESVAGSKRGATKASGDGTPIGPTGRPYHGFPTPPALDGTGPARIISLCNQKGGVGKTTTTINLAAALASYGRKVLAVDFDPQGALSAGLGIQTHDIPTIYDLLVDGKRDPRDVVVKSRVENLDVIPANIDLSAAEVHLVNEVAREQTLSRALRKLTPDYDVILVDCQPSLGLLTVNALTASHGVIIPLECEFFALRGVAMLIETIDKVRDRLNPTITLDGVLATMYDARTLHSREVLERVVDAFGDDVLETVIGRTVKFPDASVSGMPITEFAPEHAAAQAYLRLARELVARGAVA
- the xerD gene encoding site-specific tyrosine recombinase XerD; translated protein: MRLDRAVDAYLRHITIERGLSDNTVAAYRRDLAGYVAWLAARGIGDSSEVTSAVVAEFAGERASAQPAVAASSLARLQSSVRGLHRFLAREGIENVDPSARLRPPKQPQRLPKALTIDQVEALLEASGPAPSTEADAAPGAAPGDLVGLRDRALLELLYATGARVSEVVQLDVDDLAHGDVIRVRGKGSKERIVPVGSYARAAVDAYLTRARPELSRRGRATPKLFLGARGAPLSRQSAWLIIHDAADRAQLTAHVSPHTLRHSFATHLLQGGADVRVVQELLGHASVATTQIYTHVSVDALRDVYVTSHPRAR
- a CDS encoding NUDIX domain-containing protein codes for the protein MADAVGGSPLADEPVTLEVIDSDLVYEGRVWDVRSDTVAYNGDQIVRQYVDHPGAAAIVAIDDTDRVLLIQQYRHPIRHRDWEIPAGLLDVAGETPMQSAVRELAEEADLVAESWEPLVSVFTTPGGNDEVVHLFLARGLSAARAIHPREDEEADIRVEWVPLTEVVAGVLAGRLRNGILAVGVLAAAERLRAAAERPDGASGS